The nucleotide sequence CTCAATCGGCGAGCTTAACCTCACTTTGGAGGACGCGCCATATGCGATTGAGGACGGAATTTTAATTTTCGACAGAGAATATCCGCTCGGTATGGACGTTAAAGAAATTTTCGGTCTTGACGAGGACGTTGTGGAGTTTGAAATTACGCCTAACAGAGCCGATTGCTTCAGCGTTCTCGGAATAGCGCGCGAGGCGGCGGTAACCTTTGACAAACCGCTTAAAATCGGCGTTCCCGAGGTTCACGAAACAAACGACAAAGTTGAAGACTATGCGTCTGTTACCGTTCTCGACACAAAAGACTGTATGCGTTATGCGGCGCGCGTTGTCAAAAATGTTAAAATTGCGCCAAGCCCCAAATGGCTTGCGGACAGACTTAAATTGAGCGGAATAAGAAGCATTAACAATATCGTAGACATCACAAACTACGTTCTTTTGGAATACGGTCAGCCTATGCACGCTTTTGATTTGGACAATGTTGCAGGACACAAAATTATCGTCAGAAAAGCGGAAAACGGCGAAATTATGACCACTCTCGACGAACAGGAAAGAAAGCTTGATGACACTATGCTGGTTATCTGCGACGCGGACAAACCCGTTGCGGTTGCCGGTGTTATGGGCGGTCTTAACAGCGAAATCGAGGATACCACAAAGACGCTTTTGTTTGAGTCGGCTTGCTTTAACGGCGCAAACGTACGTCTTACCGCAAAAAAACTCGGACTCCGCACCGAGGCGTCGTCGCGCTACGAAAAAGGTCTTGACCCCGAAAACGTTATCGGTGCAATAAACCGTGCGTGCGAACTTGTTGAAATGCTCGGCGCCGGCGAGGTTGTGTCGGGAATAATCGACGTTGACAATTCGGACAAAACTCCGCATATTCTGCCGTTCAGACCCGATTACATCAACGCTTTTCTCGGAACGGACATTTCAAAAGAAGAAATGATTAAAACTCTCACCGCTTTTGAGTTTAAAGTGGACGGAGATAAGGTTACCGTCCCCACGTTCCGCGCGGACGTTGAGGGCGAGGCGGATATTGCCGAGGAAGTGGCAAGAATTTACGGCTATGACAAAATCAAATCGTCGCCTTTGCGCGGTGAAACAACCCAGGGTATGAAAACAAAAGAGCAGAAACTTGTCAACAAAATCGAGGAGGCGGCAATCGCACAGGGTCACTACGAAACAATGACTTTCTCGTTTGTTTCGCCCGATATATTCGACAAAATCAACACGAACGACGAAAACTTGCGCAACGCGGTTGTTATCACAAATCCGCTCGGCAAAGACTGCTCCATTATGCGCACAACGCTTATTCCGTCGATGATGGACACAATTTCGTACAACTACAATCAGCGTACACCGCAGGGAAAATTCTTTGAAATCGCAAAGGTTTACCTTCCCGTTAACGGCGAAAAACTTCCCGACGAGCGCAAGGAAATCTGCCTCGGAATGTACGGAAACTACGATTTTTACGATATGAAAGGCAGTGCGGAAAGTATTCTCGACGCGCTCAATATTAAAAATTACGAATTTGAGGCGGAAACCGAAAACACCACTTTCCACCCCGGCAGATGCGCAAACATTATGTGCCAAGGAAAGAAAATCGGTATAATCGGTGAGCTTCACCCGACGGTGCTTAAAAACTACTCGGTCGGCGCAAAAGCGTATATCGCGGTACTCGACATAAGAGAATTAAACGAGATGTCAAACAATAACATTCAGTATAAAGCACTCCCGAAATTCCCGGCGGTTACAAGGGATATGGCGCTTATCGCAGACGACGCGGTAACGGTTGGCGAGATTGAAAAAATCATTAAAAAATGCTCGGGTAAAATTCTTGAGGACGTTAAGCT is from Qingrenia yutianensis and encodes:
- the pheT gene encoding phenylalanine--tRNA ligase subunit beta, whose product is MKFPISWLNDYVDINGITSEEFAHAMTMSGSKVEGVENAGEEIQNVVVGKILKIVKHPDADKLVICSVDVENEVLQIVTGAKNVSEGDFVPVALHGSHLPGGIVIKKGKLRGVESCGMLCSIGELNLTLEDAPYAIEDGILIFDREYPLGMDVKEIFGLDEDVVEFEITPNRADCFSVLGIAREAAVTFDKPLKIGVPEVHETNDKVEDYASVTVLDTKDCMRYAARVVKNVKIAPSPKWLADRLKLSGIRSINNIVDITNYVLLEYGQPMHAFDLDNVAGHKIIVRKAENGEIMTTLDEQERKLDDTMLVICDADKPVAVAGVMGGLNSEIEDTTKTLLFESACFNGANVRLTAKKLGLRTEASSRYEKGLDPENVIGAINRACELVEMLGAGEVVSGIIDVDNSDKTPHILPFRPDYINAFLGTDISKEEMIKTLTAFEFKVDGDKVTVPTFRADVEGEADIAEEVARIYGYDKIKSSPLRGETTQGMKTKEQKLVNKIEEAAIAQGHYETMTFSFVSPDIFDKINTNDENLRNAVVITNPLGKDCSIMRTTLIPSMMDTISYNYNQRTPQGKFFEIAKVYLPVNGEKLPDERKEICLGMYGNYDFYDMKGSAESILDALNIKNYEFEAETENTTFHPGRCANIMCQGKKIGIIGELHPTVLKNYSVGAKAYIAVLDIRELNEMSNNNIQYKALPKFPAVTRDMALIADDAVTVGEIEKIIKKCSGKILEDVKLFDVYKGEQIEKGKKSLAFSVIYRADDRTLTDDEISAVFDKTIKQIAEKTGAQLR